Proteins from one Catenuloplanes atrovinosus genomic window:
- a CDS encoding ATP-binding protein translates to MSNELLRAPAEVKYADELDWLESVDDGPKPFSWRLSPKMVRLFILGSERADGLDREIPQKWFGDRSFVERAIVTLASDRGLLLIGDPGTGKSWLAELLAAAISRNSTLVVQGTAGTTEDHIKYSWNVSMVIAKGQSRQSMIPSPIMTAMENGVIGRFEELTRSTSDVQDALISILSEKYVSIPELDEDNIVFAKPGFSIIATANSRDRGVNDLSSALKRRFNFVRIPVVTNKKSEAEIVRFRTEELLRRHNIELEVPPTLLDVLLQSFADLRAASASATSDDERLESALSTAEQIGVLEDAILHSNFFGAAALTSQTLASSLVGSLARRSPEDLAILNKYWHGVIEPRSKDAGGEWNGFLEGGRQAIATLS, encoded by the coding sequence ATGAGCAACGAGCTGCTGCGCGCCCCGGCCGAGGTCAAGTACGCGGACGAGCTGGACTGGCTGGAGTCGGTCGACGACGGGCCGAAGCCGTTCTCCTGGCGGCTCAGCCCGAAGATGGTGCGCCTGTTCATCCTCGGCTCCGAGCGCGCCGACGGGCTGGACCGGGAGATCCCGCAGAAGTGGTTCGGCGACCGCAGCTTCGTCGAGCGGGCCATCGTCACGCTGGCCTCCGACCGCGGCCTGCTGCTGATCGGCGACCCCGGCACCGGCAAGAGCTGGCTGGCCGAGCTGCTGGCGGCCGCGATCAGCCGGAACTCGACGCTGGTGGTGCAGGGCACCGCGGGCACCACCGAGGACCACATCAAGTACTCGTGGAACGTCTCGATGGTGATCGCGAAGGGCCAGTCCCGGCAGTCGATGATCCCGTCGCCGATCATGACGGCGATGGAGAACGGCGTGATCGGCCGGTTTGAGGAGCTGACCCGCTCGACCAGCGACGTGCAGGACGCGCTGATCTCGATCCTGTCCGAGAAGTACGTGTCCATCCCGGAGCTGGACGAGGACAACATCGTCTTCGCCAAGCCCGGCTTCTCGATCATCGCCACGGCGAACAGCCGGGACCGGGGCGTCAACGACCTCTCGTCCGCGCTGAAGCGGCGCTTCAACTTCGTCCGCATCCCGGTGGTGACGAACAAGAAGAGCGAGGCGGAGATCGTCCGGTTCCGCACCGAGGAGCTGCTGCGCCGGCACAACATCGAGCTGGAGGTGCCGCCGACGCTGCTGGACGTGCTGCTCCAGTCGTTCGCGGACCTGCGCGCCGCGTCCGCGTCCGCGACCAGCGACGACGAGCGCCTGGAGTCCGCGTTGTCCACCGCCGAGCAGATCGGTGTGCTGGAGGACGCGATCCTGCACAGCAACTTCTTCGGCGCCGCCGCGCTCACCTCGCAGACACTGGCGTCCTCGCTGGTCGGGTCGCTGGCTCGGCGCAGCCCGGAGGACCTGGCGATCCTGAACAAGTACTGGCACGGCGTGATCGAGCCGCGCAGCAAGGACGCGGGTGGCGAGTGGAACGGATTCCTGGAGGGCGGTCGTCAGGCGATCGCCACCCTGTCGTGA